A stretch of Carya illinoinensis cultivar Pawnee chromosome 14, C.illinoinensisPawnee_v1, whole genome shotgun sequence DNA encodes these proteins:
- the LOC122294222 gene encoding uncharacterized protein LOC122294222 translates to MQSPTPTLELSKTLGATTHHRYMGFPHTISSTQAVFTSILPNPRSLRSLIITQARKPHHRRNNKASTPKRSLRIVKGNKDNVWSVDNELSENEREKEKASRRMPRGKRLVRRKRIKPGGADAGVVVSGAMLMEVETVLQTQEPVIKPVWNTFASSVSGIWKGVGAVFSPITAEMEPIDMGNRNENLYDCYTVSCIEAIPSPSGGHTSEIRRKINWVTLNPYGEGLGGSNRSKEEHEVGGASLPTKVMSSKTTPSYTLPDFESFDFKSSDVMEEDVMANEPGLVFFEDGSYSRGPVDIPIEVDDSKYYLSPILKFEQCLVKGCHKRLRIIHTIEFNDGGSDIQIMRVAIYEEEWVSPASLPDQSDQEFDMKPFSQRKRTQQSELTGSWKVFEISATPVFGEQVSLGESNGTPYVYLCTETLKKRSLPENLVYFKEEEMLDMQDATMLWLPGGVTCYVDVNKDGILCIGVGWYSDEGINLVMERDYGVDGKLKEVRWKSELKRRWSDPLPK, encoded by the exons ATGCAATCGCCAACCCCAACACTCGAGCTTTCCAAAACGTTAGGCGCCACAACCCACCACCGTTACATGGGATTTCCCCACACGATTTCATCCACCCAAGCCGTCTTCACCTCCATTCTCCCAAACCCAAGAAGCCTCAGAAGCCTTATTATCACGCAGGCCCGCAAACCCCACCACCGTCGCAACAACAAAGCCTCTACCCCCAAGCGGAGTCTGAGAATCGTGAAGGGAAACAAGGATAATGTGTGGAGTGTGGACAACGAGCTCTCAGAgaacgagagagagaaagagaaagccAGTAGAAGAATGCCTAGGGGGAAGAGACTGGTCAGGAGGAAGAGAATTAAGCCCGGTGGTGCTGATGCTGGGGTCGTGGTCTCTGGTGCTATGCTAATGGAGGTTGAGACTGTTCTACAAACTCAG GAACCTGTGATAAAACCAGTGTGGAATACATTTGCTAGTAGTGTCAGTGGAATATGGAAGGGTGTGGGGGCAGTATTTTCACCCATCACCGCTGAAATGGAGCCAATTGATATGGGAAACAGGAATGAAAACTTATACGATTGCTATACTGTTTCATGCATTGAGGCAATACCATCCCCTTCTGGAGGGCATACATCTGAAATTCGGAGGAAGATAAATTGGGTGACTTTGAATCCTTATGGTGAAGGACTTGGTGGCAGTAACAGAAGTAAAGAAGAGCATGAAGTTGGAGGTGCATCATTACCCACAAAGGTGATGTCTAGTAAAACTACACCGAGTTATACTTTGCCTGATTTTGAGTCTTTTGACTTCAAATCCAGTGACGTAATGGAAGAAGATGTCATGGCTAATGAACCTGGTCTTGTCTTTTTTGAG GATGGATCTTATTCTCGGGGTCCCGTTGATATTCCAATCGAAGTTGATGATTCCAAATATTACCTTTCTCcaattttgaagtttgaacaa TGTTTGGTAAAAGGTTGCCACAAAAGACTTCGGATCATCCACACTATAGAATTCAATGATGGTGGTTCAGACATACAGATAATGAGAGTAGCCATATATGAAGAAGAGTGGGTCAGTCCTGCTAGTCTTCCTGACCAAAG TGATCAGGAGTTTGATATGAAGCCATTTTCTCAGCGGAAGCGTACCCAACAATCAGAGCTGACTGGCTCCTGGAAGGTGTTCGAGATTAGTGCTACTCCGGTATTTGGCGAGCAGGTGTCGTTGGGGGAAAGCAATGGCACCCCATATGTCTACCTCTGTACTGAAACTTTAAAGAAGAGGAGTTTGCCTGAAAATCTAGTCTACTTTAAAGAGGAAGAGATGTTAGACATGCAGGATGCCACCATGCTTTGGCTTCCAGGTGGTGTCACTTGCTATGTTGACGTAAACAAGGATGGCATCCTTTGTATTGGAGTTGGGTGGTACTCAGATGAAGGAATAAATCTCGTTATGGAGAGAGATTACGGTGTAGATGGGAAGCTTAAGGAGGTTCGATGGAAGTCAGAGTTAAAGAGAAGGTGGTCTGATCCACTCCCCAAGTAA
- the LOC122294223 gene encoding protein mago nashi homolog yields MAGAPVGEMEEMEEFYVRYYVGHKGKFGHEFLEFEFRSNGMLRYANNSNYKNDTMIRKQVYVTPAVLKQCRRIILESEILKEDDNQWPEPDRIGRQELEIVMGNEHISFTTSKIGSLVDVQSSNDPEGLRIFYYLVQDLKCFVFSLISLHFKIKPI; encoded by the exons ATGGCGGGAGCACCGGTAggagagatggaggagatggagGAGTTCTACGTGAGGTACTACGTGGGGCACAAGGGGAAATTCGGGCACGAGTTCCTGGAGTTTGAGTTCCGCTCCAACGGCATGCTACGCTACGCCAACAACTCCAACTACAAGAACGACACCATGATCCGGAAGCAGGTCTACGTCACTCCGGCTGTCCTCAAGCAGTGCCGCCGCATCATCCTCGAGAGCGAG ATCCTGAAGGAAGACGATAACCAATGGCCAGAACCTGACCGTATTGGGAGGCAGGAACTTGAGATTGTGATGGGGAACGAGCATATTTCTTTTACCACTTCGAAGATTGGATCCCTCGTTGATGTCCAGAGCAGTAATGACCCCGAAGGTCTTCGCATATTCTATTACCTTGTTCAG GATCTGAAGTGCTTTGTATTCTCTCTCATTTCACTCCATTTCAAGATTAAGCCAATATAA
- the LOC122294538 gene encoding RGG repeats nuclear RNA binding protein A-like isoform X1 yields the protein MATTNPFDLLGDDNAEDPSQLIAAQQKLAAAAAQHKKLAPAAQAKPSAEQQQTKPPPKLPSRPLPPAEAVREARSEGGRGGGRGGVRGYGGGRGSGGFNHDSANSDSSFSNSGVPAGRGAVEEGEPGKSTERRGYSGPRGPFRGGRRGGSNNGEAGDGERPRRAFERRSGTGRGNEVKREGGGRGNWGTQTDEIVVTEEVVNETEKDVVDEKPAGEEEAADSNKENPANETEDKEPEDKEMTLEEYEKLLEEKRKALQTLKTEERKVDAKEFESMQQLSSKKDSTDIFIKLGSDKDRRREAFEKEEKAKKSVSINEFLKPAEGGRNYGPGGRGRGRGSGSGSRGGFGGSATRNVAAPSIEDPSHFPTLGAK from the exons ATGGCGACTACCAACCCCTTCGATTTGTTGGGCGACGATAACGCCGAGGACCCCTCGCAGCTGATCGCAGCTCAGCAGAAGCTTGCCGCCGCAGCGGCTCAACACAAGAAGCTGGCTCCCGCTGCACAGGCCAAGCCGTCCGCTGAACAGCAGCAGACCAAGCCGCCGCCTAAACTCCCCTCCAGGCCTCTGCCTCCAGCTGAAGCTG TGAGGGAGGCAAGGAGTGAAGGCGGTCGCGGAGGAGGTCGAGGTGGTGTACGCGGATATGGGGGTGGCCGAGGCAGTGGTGGATTCAATCATGACTCAGCCAACAGTGACAGCTCGTTCAGCAACAGTGGAGTTCCTGCTGGCCGAGGTGCGGTTGAAGAAGGAGAGCCTGGGAAGTCAACTGAGAGGCGTGGCTACAGTGGACCACGTGGTCCATTTCGTGGTGGTCGCCGTGGTGGTTCCAATAATGGAGAAGCTGGTGATGGGGAACGTCCTCGGAGAGCATTTGAACGTCGAAGTGGGACTGGGCGCGG AAATGAGGTCAAACGGGAAGGAGGTGGTCGTGGGAACTGGGGAACCCAGACTGATGAAATTGT GGTGACTGAAGAAGTTGTCAATGAAACTGAGAAGGATGTGGTTGATGAAAAGCCAGCCGGAGAGGAAGAGGCAGCAGATAGCAACAAGGAGAATCCTGCAAATGAAACTGAAGATAAAGAACCCGAGGATAAG GAGATGACTCTGGAGGAATATGAGAAACTGCTAGAAGAGAAGAGGAAGGCCCTGCAGACACTTAAGACTGAGGAACGAAAGGTGGATGCTAAAGAGTTTGAATCCATGCAGCAGCTATCAAGCAAGAAGGACAGTACTGACATCTTCATTAAATTG GGATCCGACAAGGATAGGCGGCGAGAGGCTTTTGAGAAGGAAGAGAAGGCAAAAAAG TCTGTCAGCATTAATGAGTTCTTGAAGCCTGCTGAAGGAGGAAGGAACTACGGCCCAGGTGGTCGTGGTCGTGGTCGTGGTTCAGGTTCAGGTTCAAGAGGAGGGTTTGGTGGAAGTGCAACGAGAAATGTGGCAGCCCCATCTATTGAAGATCCTAGTCACTTTCCAACCTTAGGTGCCAAGTGA
- the LOC122294538 gene encoding RGG repeats nuclear RNA binding protein A-like isoform X2 — protein MATTNPFDLLGDDNAEDPSQLIAAQQKLAAAAAQHKKLAPAAQAKPSAEQQQTKPPPKLPSRPLPPAEAVREARSEGGRGGGRGGVRGYGGGRGSGGFNHDSANSDSSFSNSGVPAGRGAVEEGEPGKSTERRGYSGPRGPFRGGRRGGSNNGEAGDGERPRRAFERRSGTGRGNEVKREGGGRGNWGTQTDEIVVTEEVVNETEKDVVDEKPAGEEEAADSNKENPANETEDKEPEDKEMTLEEYEKLLEEKRKALQTLKTEERKVDAKEFESMQQLSSKKDSTDIFIKLGSDKDRRREAFEKEEKAKKI, from the exons ATGGCGACTACCAACCCCTTCGATTTGTTGGGCGACGATAACGCCGAGGACCCCTCGCAGCTGATCGCAGCTCAGCAGAAGCTTGCCGCCGCAGCGGCTCAACACAAGAAGCTGGCTCCCGCTGCACAGGCCAAGCCGTCCGCTGAACAGCAGCAGACCAAGCCGCCGCCTAAACTCCCCTCCAGGCCTCTGCCTCCAGCTGAAGCTG TGAGGGAGGCAAGGAGTGAAGGCGGTCGCGGAGGAGGTCGAGGTGGTGTACGCGGATATGGGGGTGGCCGAGGCAGTGGTGGATTCAATCATGACTCAGCCAACAGTGACAGCTCGTTCAGCAACAGTGGAGTTCCTGCTGGCCGAGGTGCGGTTGAAGAAGGAGAGCCTGGGAAGTCAACTGAGAGGCGTGGCTACAGTGGACCACGTGGTCCATTTCGTGGTGGTCGCCGTGGTGGTTCCAATAATGGAGAAGCTGGTGATGGGGAACGTCCTCGGAGAGCATTTGAACGTCGAAGTGGGACTGGGCGCGG AAATGAGGTCAAACGGGAAGGAGGTGGTCGTGGGAACTGGGGAACCCAGACTGATGAAATTGT GGTGACTGAAGAAGTTGTCAATGAAACTGAGAAGGATGTGGTTGATGAAAAGCCAGCCGGAGAGGAAGAGGCAGCAGATAGCAACAAGGAGAATCCTGCAAATGAAACTGAAGATAAAGAACCCGAGGATAAG GAGATGACTCTGGAGGAATATGAGAAACTGCTAGAAGAGAAGAGGAAGGCCCTGCAGACACTTAAGACTGAGGAACGAAAGGTGGATGCTAAAGAGTTTGAATCCATGCAGCAGCTATCAAGCAAGAAGGACAGTACTGACATCTTCATTAAATTG GGATCCGACAAGGATAGGCGGCGAGAGGCTTTTGAGAAGGAAGAGAAGGCAAAAAAG ATCTGA